A single region of the Stigmatella erecta genome encodes:
- a CDS encoding sensor histidine kinase: protein MQSERTAPLFPGWSWRLGALIFAGWTLVGVMGQSYGWFSSAMGGRPPPTLRSVLDGMLSVWLWALMTPLIFAWCERYPLVRPRVARRGAAHLALFAVFWAGEVLVDWLAAPWLAPPGRTLPLHMALRALLGIYSYAAMAAIGHALRFYRLYLDRRVRASELETQLVRTQLRALQMQLRPHFLFNALNTITGLIRTGDSKGAVQMTVGLADLLRAVLREDGAQEVPLQQELDFVERYLRIEQLRFQERLDTHIHVAPEARDALVPHLLLQPLVENAVRHGASTETQNRVDIHITRESDMLWLRVRDTGQGPRPAAPPPSEPGVPREGGIGLTNTRARLRHLYGEDHRLELLPAEGGGAVAEVAIPYRRAAARASA from the coding sequence GTGCAGAGCGAACGGACAGCGCCGCTGTTCCCCGGGTGGAGCTGGCGCCTCGGGGCCCTCATCTTCGCCGGGTGGACCCTCGTCGGCGTCATGGGCCAGTCGTACGGGTGGTTCTCCTCCGCGATGGGCGGCCGCCCCCCGCCCACGCTCCGCTCGGTGCTGGACGGCATGCTGAGCGTGTGGCTCTGGGCGCTGATGACGCCCCTCATCTTCGCCTGGTGTGAGCGCTACCCGCTCGTGCGCCCCCGCGTCGCCCGCAGGGGGGCGGCCCACCTGGCGCTGTTCGCGGTGTTCTGGGCGGGGGAGGTGCTGGTGGACTGGCTGGCCGCCCCGTGGCTGGCGCCTCCCGGGCGCACCCTGCCGCTGCACATGGCCCTGCGCGCGCTGCTGGGCATCTACAGCTACGCGGCCATGGCGGCCATCGGCCACGCGCTGCGCTTCTACCGCCTGTACCTGGACCGGCGGGTGCGCGCCTCGGAGCTGGAGACGCAGCTGGTGCGCACCCAGCTCCGGGCGCTCCAGATGCAGCTGCGCCCCCACTTCCTCTTCAACGCGCTCAACACCATCACCGGCCTCATCCGCACCGGCGACTCGAAGGGCGCGGTGCAGATGACGGTGGGGCTGGCGGACCTGCTGCGCGCGGTGCTGCGCGAGGACGGCGCCCAGGAGGTGCCGCTCCAGCAGGAGCTGGACTTCGTGGAGCGCTACCTGCGCATCGAGCAGTTGCGCTTCCAGGAGCGGCTGGACACGCACATCCACGTGGCCCCCGAGGCGCGCGACGCGCTGGTGCCCCACCTGCTGCTCCAGCCCCTGGTGGAGAACGCCGTGCGCCACGGCGCGAGCACCGAGACCCAGAACCGGGTGGACATCCACATCACCCGCGAGTCGGACATGCTCTGGCTGCGCGTGCGGGACACGGGCCAGGGCCCGCGCCCGGCCGCGCCCCCCCCGTCCGAGCCCGGCGTGCCCCGGGAGGGGGGCATCGGGCTGACCAACACCCGCGCCCGGCTGCGCCACCTCTATGGGGAGGACCACCGGCTGGAGCTGCTGCCCGCCGAGGGCGGCGGCGCGGTGGCCGAGGTGGCCATTCCCTACCGCCGCGCGGCGGCGCGGGCCTCGGCATGA
- a CDS encoding sigma 54-interacting transcriptional regulator produces MQDKPFTDVSTAATPRRSREESTRPACVLTVISHPTPRRAGERLVLGALAAGLPVSVSRVGPDFVLPGATLGMPLADTFISRKPLVFEPAGPERVRLRVEEGGTPVRVGTEPVTGPREFGPEALREGVPLVLADRVVLLLHLALPFEAPSADGLGMVGHGQGTRRVREDVIRVADLKVPVLIRGETGSGKELVARAIHQRSPRRNGPFVSVNLGAIPKELAAAELFGARKGAYTGAHQEREGFFRAAHGGTLFLDEVGEAPPEVQVMLLRALETGEVYPVGGSAPVAVDTRLITATDADLEARIVQGAFKAPLLHRLAGYDIQVPPLRERREDIGVLFQHFAREELASLGEGPGLEAMASQETPWLPASLAVRLVSFAWPGNVRQLRNFTRQIVIGSRGQGSLQASPRLEQELEAAAAPAVRPSPTPAPVAPAAEEPEAARRKPSEVSDAELLEALRASAWDLKAAAQRLGITRPSLYVLIEKSPSLRTAGDLSVEEISRCYQECQGDLDTMARRLEVSKRGLQRRVRELGLGSS; encoded by the coding sequence ATGCAGGACAAGCCCTTCACCGACGTCTCCACGGCGGCCACGCCCCGGCGCTCCCGCGAGGAGTCCACGCGCCCCGCCTGCGTGCTCACCGTCATCTCCCACCCCACCCCCCGCCGCGCCGGCGAGCGGCTGGTGCTGGGGGCGCTCGCCGCCGGCCTGCCCGTGTCCGTCTCCCGCGTGGGCCCGGACTTCGTGCTGCCCGGCGCCACCCTGGGCATGCCCCTGGCGGACACCTTCATCAGCCGCAAGCCGCTCGTCTTCGAGCCCGCGGGGCCGGAGCGGGTGCGGCTGCGCGTGGAGGAGGGGGGCACGCCGGTGCGCGTGGGCACCGAGCCCGTCACCGGCCCCCGGGAGTTTGGCCCCGAGGCGCTGCGCGAGGGGGTGCCGCTGGTGCTCGCCGACCGGGTCGTCCTCCTGCTGCACCTGGCCCTGCCCTTCGAGGCCCCCAGCGCCGACGGGCTGGGCATGGTGGGCCATGGCCAGGGCACCCGGCGCGTGCGCGAGGACGTCATCCGCGTGGCGGACCTGAAGGTGCCCGTGCTCATCCGCGGGGAGACGGGCTCCGGCAAGGAGCTGGTGGCGCGCGCCATCCACCAGCGCAGCCCCCGGCGAAACGGGCCCTTCGTCAGCGTGAACCTGGGCGCCATTCCCAAGGAGCTGGCCGCCGCGGAGCTGTTCGGCGCGAGGAAGGGCGCCTACACGGGCGCGCACCAGGAGCGCGAGGGCTTCTTCCGCGCCGCCCACGGGGGCACGCTCTTCCTGGACGAGGTGGGCGAGGCGCCCCCCGAGGTGCAGGTCATGCTCCTGCGCGCCCTGGAGACGGGCGAGGTGTACCCGGTGGGCGGCAGCGCGCCGGTGGCCGTGGACACCCGGCTCATCACCGCCACGGACGCGGACCTGGAGGCGCGCATCGTCCAGGGCGCCTTCAAGGCCCCGCTGCTGCACCGGCTCGCCGGCTACGACATCCAGGTGCCCCCCTTGCGCGAGCGGCGCGAGGACATCGGTGTGCTCTTCCAGCACTTCGCCCGCGAGGAGCTCGCCTCGCTGGGCGAGGGCCCCGGGCTGGAGGCGATGGCCTCCCAGGAGACGCCCTGGCTGCCCGCCTCGCTCGCCGTGCGCCTGGTGTCCTTCGCCTGGCCCGGCAACGTGCGCCAGCTGCGCAACTTCACCCGGCAGATCGTCATCGGCAGCCGGGGCCAGGGCTCGCTCCAGGCCAGCCCCCGCCTGGAGCAGGAGCTGGAGGCCGCCGCCGCGCCCGCCGTCCGCCCCAGCCCCACCCCCGCGCCCGTGGCGCCCGCCGCCGAGGAGCCCGAGGCGGCCCGCCGCAAGCCCTCCGAGGTGAGCGACGCGGAGCTCCTGGAGGCCCTGCGCGCCAGCGCGTGGGACCTCAAGGCCGCCGCCCAGCGCCTGGGCATCACCCGCCCCTCGCTCTATGTGCTCATCGAGAAGAGCCCCAGCCTGCGGACCGCGGGGGACCTGAGCGTCGAGGAGATCTCCCGCTGCTACCAGGAGTGCCAGGGGGACCTGGACACCATGGCGCGGCGCCTGGAGGTGTCCAAGCGCGGCCTCCAGCGCCGCGTCCGGGAGCTGGGCCTGGGCTCCTCCTGA
- a CDS encoding LytTR family DNA-binding domain-containing protein: MRYLERLVLKDVGRVAFLDVEKVDWLEAEDYYVQVHASGQTHLLRQPLRELEAQLDPRRFVRIHRSTIVNVERVKELRPLFHGEYHVILQDGHQLKLSRGYRARLDALLGKA; this comes from the coding sequence GTGCGCTACCTGGAGCGGCTGGTGCTCAAGGACGTGGGCCGGGTGGCCTTCCTGGACGTGGAGAAGGTGGACTGGCTGGAGGCCGAGGACTACTACGTCCAGGTCCACGCCTCCGGGCAGACGCACCTGTTGCGCCAGCCCCTGCGCGAGTTGGAGGCGCAGCTGGATCCGCGCCGGTTCGTGCGCATCCACCGCTCCACCATTGTCAACGTGGAGCGGGTGAAGGAGCTGCGGCCGCTGTTTCACGGCGAGTACCACGTCATCCTTCAGGACGGGCACCAGCTCAAGCTCAGCCGCGGCTACCGCGCGCGGCTGGATGCGCTGCTCGGCAAGGCCTGA
- a CDS encoding protein kinase domain-containing protein — translation MSPPGTWRTEYEDELRSAMVEGVLSRGEMEALRAEAQRLQRSPLELLLERGQLSPQTLSVLRHNRAEPSDTPAPAAPFEAPPTRQPGVPAVPVSSSEPAFPLPHWDRYQPVRFLGQGGMGQVFLAYDPRLRRNVALKFVRDGAPELAQRFLSEARAQARVLHERVCEMYEVGEVDGRAFIAMQYVNGRHLGQLAQELTLEQKLRVLRDVAEGVHAAHRAGLIHRDLKPSNILIERAEDGALKPYVMDFGLARDWHEEHTATGAVLGTPHYMAPEQARGEAMDLRVDIYSLGATLYQVLAGVPPFLADNALELLQRIQSEEPRPLRERVPGLPVDVEAIVLKCLEKDRAARYASARELSEDLERFLAGEPVRARRAGAGYRLRKKLRKHRLVVGLGSTALVGVLLALGQAALTQRQVTLRESLARRFTERVERMEAQARYSSLAPLHDTRADHRVLQEAMAALEAEVRQGGEPAQGPGHYALGRARLVLGDAEGALAQLEAAWRGGYHGARVAYALALALGQLYQEQLLEVERIRDTAQRDALRQALEQRYRDPALTYLRQSEGADVPSPHYVAALLAFYEGRHAEALGELDAMGTTYPWFHEAPLLRGDIYQARAYQRRHQGDRPGALADIEAARQAYSEAARIGESEPAVHAALASLHLASLQLELYGQGEVQPHYERGLEALGRALTAAPESFKLRVLESKFHRRLAEFRLPQGGEVLPLVEKALAATRAAQALAPEEPQPHQEQAQVLRLWARYRQEHGEDPSEQLRQAVQSFERVPPSRRDYGFHIERGLIFKIWADHEDQGGGDSLPLRDQALAAYQAAIALDPKPLDGWVNLGTAYFKRASHPRAVDADADLERAREALERARGIDPGNYVPYYYGAQVHEWRARRLYNRGGAAATDLEQAIALYRQGLGINAKLPQFHNALGGALLWRAELAWEEGEDPFARLDVAQASFEQARDVAPKQGFAYNNLGEVHAARGLYRSQRGEDPTASLRLAQEAFREALARIPKQAQFQANVAKAHYTLALWELRQGRDPGPRLEQAEAALREALALNPQLGFALRYAGEVQGVRARWLAQRGQARGDDFERAAGLLRQALAADPEWQDYRVALGRLHLGWATWLAQTGQDPAAVLQEGLAQVDTALKARPRWAQGLAARARLLVMLSETQAPAAQRTAWRGEARKVLEQALALNPHLGMAEEP, via the coding sequence GTGAGCCCACCTGGCACGTGGCGGACGGAGTACGAGGACGAGCTTCGCTCCGCGATGGTCGAGGGCGTTCTGTCCCGGGGCGAGATGGAGGCCCTGCGCGCCGAGGCCCAGCGCCTGCAACGCAGCCCCCTGGAATTGCTCCTGGAGCGCGGGCAGCTCTCCCCGCAGACCCTCTCCGTCCTGAGGCACAACCGGGCCGAGCCCTCGGACACCCCCGCCCCCGCCGCCCCCTTCGAGGCCCCGCCCACCCGCCAGCCCGGTGTCCCCGCCGTGCCCGTCTCGTCCTCGGAGCCCGCCTTCCCGCTGCCCCACTGGGACCGCTACCAGCCGGTGCGCTTCCTCGGCCAGGGCGGCATGGGCCAGGTGTTCCTCGCGTACGACCCGCGCCTGCGCCGCAACGTGGCCCTCAAGTTCGTGCGCGACGGAGCCCCCGAGCTCGCCCAGCGCTTCCTGTCCGAGGCCCGCGCCCAGGCCCGCGTGCTCCACGAGCGCGTGTGCGAGATGTACGAGGTCGGCGAAGTCGACGGCCGCGCCTTCATCGCCATGCAGTACGTGAACGGGCGGCACCTGGGCCAGCTCGCCCAGGAGCTGACCCTGGAGCAGAAGCTGCGCGTGCTCCGGGACGTGGCCGAAGGCGTTCACGCCGCCCACCGCGCGGGCCTCATCCACCGCGACCTCAAGCCCTCCAACATCCTCATCGAGCGCGCCGAGGACGGGGCCCTCAAGCCCTACGTCATGGACTTCGGCCTCGCGCGCGACTGGCACGAGGAGCACACCGCCACGGGCGCGGTGCTGGGCACCCCCCACTACATGGCCCCCGAGCAGGCCCGCGGCGAGGCCATGGACCTCCGCGTGGACATCTACAGCCTCGGCGCCACGCTCTACCAGGTGCTCGCCGGCGTGCCCCCCTTCCTCGCCGACAACGCCCTGGAGCTGCTCCAGCGCATCCAGTCCGAGGAGCCCCGCCCCTTGCGCGAGCGCGTCCCCGGCCTGCCCGTGGACGTGGAGGCCATCGTCCTCAAGTGCCTGGAGAAGGACCGCGCCGCCCGCTACGCCTCGGCGCGCGAGCTGTCCGAGGACCTGGAGCGCTTCCTCGCCGGCGAGCCCGTGCGCGCGCGCCGGGCGGGCGCCGGCTACCGGCTGCGCAAGAAGCTGCGCAAGCACCGGCTCGTGGTGGGGCTGGGCTCCACGGCGCTCGTGGGCGTGCTGCTCGCCCTGGGCCAGGCGGCCCTCACCCAGCGCCAGGTCACCCTGCGCGAGAGCCTCGCCCGCCGCTTCACCGAGCGCGTGGAGCGCATGGAGGCCCAGGCCCGCTACTCCTCGCTGGCGCCGCTGCACGACACGCGCGCGGACCACCGGGTCCTCCAGGAGGCCATGGCCGCGCTGGAGGCGGAGGTCCGCCAGGGCGGCGAGCCCGCCCAGGGCCCCGGCCACTACGCCCTGGGGCGCGCGCGGCTGGTGCTCGGGGACGCGGAGGGCGCCCTGGCCCAGCTCGAGGCCGCCTGGCGCGGCGGCTACCACGGCGCGCGCGTGGCCTATGCGCTGGCACTCGCGCTCGGGCAGCTCTACCAGGAGCAGCTCCTGGAAGTGGAGCGCATCCGGGACACCGCGCAGCGCGACGCCCTCCGCCAGGCGCTGGAGCAGCGCTACCGCGACCCCGCCCTCACCTACCTGCGCCAGAGCGAGGGGGCCGATGTCCCCTCCCCGCACTACGTGGCCGCGCTGCTGGCCTTCTACGAGGGGCGCCACGCCGAGGCGCTGGGCGAGCTGGACGCCATGGGCACCACCTACCCGTGGTTCCACGAGGCGCCCCTCCTGCGCGGCGACATCTACCAGGCCCGCGCCTACCAGCGCCGCCACCAGGGGGACCGGCCGGGGGCGCTCGCCGACATCGAGGCGGCGCGCCAGGCGTACTCCGAGGCGGCCCGCATCGGCGAGAGCGAGCCCGCGGTGCACGCGGCCCTGGCCTCGCTGCACCTGGCCTCGCTGCAGCTGGAGCTCTACGGCCAGGGCGAGGTGCAGCCCCACTACGAGCGGGGCCTGGAGGCGCTCGGGCGCGCGCTCACCGCCGCGCCGGAGTCCTTCAAGCTCCGGGTGCTGGAGTCCAAGTTCCACCGGCGGTTGGCCGAGTTCCGCTTGCCGCAGGGCGGCGAGGTGTTGCCCCTGGTGGAGAAGGCCCTGGCGGCCACGCGGGCCGCCCAGGCGCTCGCGCCCGAGGAGCCGCAGCCCCACCAGGAGCAGGCCCAGGTGCTGCGCCTGTGGGCGCGCTACCGGCAGGAGCACGGCGAGGACCCCAGCGAGCAGCTGCGCCAGGCGGTGCAGTCCTTCGAGCGCGTGCCCCCGAGCCGCCGGGACTATGGGTTCCACATCGAGCGGGGGCTGATCTTCAAGATCTGGGCGGACCACGAGGACCAGGGCGGCGGGGACTCCCTTCCGCTCCGGGACCAGGCCCTCGCCGCGTACCAGGCGGCCATCGCGCTCGACCCGAAGCCGCTGGATGGCTGGGTGAACCTGGGCACGGCGTACTTCAAGCGGGCCTCGCACCCGCGCGCGGTGGACGCGGACGCGGACCTGGAGCGGGCGCGCGAGGCGCTGGAGCGGGCGCGCGGCATCGACCCGGGCAACTACGTGCCCTACTACTACGGCGCCCAGGTGCACGAGTGGCGGGCCCGGCGGCTGTACAACCGCGGGGGCGCGGCGGCAACGGACCTGGAGCAGGCCATCGCCCTGTACCGGCAGGGGCTTGGCATCAACGCGAAGCTGCCCCAGTTCCACAACGCCCTGGGCGGCGCGCTCCTGTGGCGCGCGGAGCTGGCGTGGGAGGAGGGGGAGGATCCGTTCGCGCGGCTGGACGTGGCGCAGGCCTCCTTCGAGCAGGCCCGGGACGTGGCGCCCAAGCAGGGCTTCGCCTACAACAACCTGGGCGAGGTGCATGCCGCGCGGGGCCTGTACCGGAGCCAGCGCGGCGAGGACCCCACGGCGAGCCTCCGCCTGGCCCAGGAGGCCTTCCGCGAGGCGCTCGCGCGCATTCCGAAGCAGGCGCAGTTCCAGGCCAACGTGGCCAAGGCCCACTACACGCTGGCGCTCTGGGAGCTGCGGCAGGGCCGGGACCCGGGGCCGCGGCTGGAGCAGGCCGAGGCGGCGCTGCGCGAGGCGCTCGCGCTCAACCCCCAGCTTGGCTTCGCGCTGCGCTACGCGGGCGAGGTGCAGGGCGTGCGGGCGCGCTGGCTGGCCCAGCGGGGGCAGGCGCGGGGGGACGACTTCGAGCGGGCCGCCGGGCTCCTCCGGCAGGCGCTCGCGGCGGACCCCGAGTGGCAGGACTACCGCGTGGCCCTGGGGCGGCTGCACCTGGGCTGGGCCACGTGGCTGGCGCAGACGGGGCAGGACCCCGCCGCGGTGCTCCAGGAGGGGCTCGCGCAGGTGGACACGGCGCTCAAGGCCCGGCCCCGGTGGGCCCAGGGGCTGGCGGCCCGGGCGCGGCTGCTGGTGATGCTCTCGGAGACGCAGGCCCCCGCCGCGCAGCGGACGGCCTGGCGGGGCGAGGCGCGCAAGGTGCTGGAGCAGGCCCTGGCGCTCAACCCCCACCTGGGCATGGCCGAGGAGCCCTGA
- a CDS encoding glycosyltransferase gives MRVLFTTTPATGHFHPLVPLARALQQAGHEVAFAAAASFRAQVEASGFPVFPAGVGFESLEGELQAHMQALPRVDVPEHLDRVLELFVDRLARPMAQALVPLCRRWRPDVLISESAEFAGPVVAERLGLPHATIQVGGAGFSEDGGTGLFARRLDGLRAEHGLPADPELRELFRYLHLSFMPAAYFGGALPPNTQYLRLEVFDQSGGERLPEWMATLGGRPVVYATLGTVFNKLIRYLRTITEALRDEPVDLIVTVGRDMDPARLGPQPSNVYVERYIPQSLVLPRCELAILHGGYNSVMSALHVGLPVLIVPLAADQPMNAQSCERLGVGRRVNPDTLTPELLRQQVREMMRDGSYRERARRFQAEAQALPGMGEGVAMLERLSRERRPLREV, from the coding sequence ATGCGCGTTCTTTTCACCACCACACCGGCGACGGGACATTTTCACCCCTTGGTGCCCCTGGCCCGGGCGCTCCAGCAGGCGGGCCACGAGGTGGCCTTCGCCGCGGCGGCGTCCTTCCGGGCCCAGGTGGAGGCGAGCGGCTTTCCCGTGTTCCCGGCGGGGGTGGGCTTCGAGTCCCTGGAGGGGGAACTCCAGGCGCACATGCAGGCGCTGCCGCGGGTGGACGTGCCGGAGCACCTGGACCGGGTGCTGGAGCTCTTCGTGGACCGGCTGGCGCGCCCCATGGCGCAGGCGCTGGTGCCGCTGTGCCGGCGCTGGCGGCCGGATGTGCTCATCAGCGAGTCGGCGGAGTTCGCGGGCCCGGTGGTGGCCGAGCGGCTGGGCTTGCCCCACGCCACCATCCAGGTGGGCGGGGCGGGATTCTCCGAGGACGGCGGCACGGGCCTCTTCGCCCGGCGCCTGGATGGCCTCCGCGCGGAGCACGGCCTGCCGGCGGACCCCGAGCTCCGGGAGCTCTTCCGCTACCTGCACCTGTCGTTCATGCCCGCCGCCTATTTCGGCGGCGCGCTTCCGCCCAACACGCAATATTTGAGGCTGGAAGTGTTTGACCAATCCGGAGGTGAGCGATTGCCGGAGTGGATGGCCACGCTGGGAGGCCGCCCGGTGGTCTACGCCACGCTGGGCACGGTGTTCAACAAGCTCATCCGCTACCTGCGCACCATCACCGAGGCGCTCCGCGACGAGCCCGTGGACCTCATCGTCACCGTGGGCCGGGACATGGATCCGGCGCGGCTGGGGCCTCAGCCGTCCAATGTCTATGTGGAGCGATACATTCCCCAGTCCTTGGTATTGCCCCGGTGTGAGCTGGCCATTTTGCACGGTGGCTACAACAGTGTGATGAGTGCGCTCCACGTGGGGCTGCCGGTGCTCATCGTGCCGCTGGCGGCGGATCAGCCCATGAACGCGCAGTCCTGCGAGCGGCTGGGGGTGGGGCGGCGCGTCAACCCAGACACGCTCACCCCGGAGCTGCTCCGGCAGCAGGTGCGGGAGATGATGCGGGATGGCTCGTACCGGGAGCGCGCGCGGCGCTTCCAGGCCGAAGCCCAGGCCTTGCCCGGGATGGGAGAAGGCGTGGCGATGCTGGAGCGGCTGTCGCGGGAGCGGCGGCCACTCAGGGAGGTCTGA